GATTATCGCGATAAGCGCAATCAACATTATAAAAGTCTGGAAAAGAGTCACAAGGAAAACTTAGCCTACAGACTTGAGCTTATAGAAGAGGTCAAAGGTTTGGTGAATGTTGAGGAAGATATAAATACCACCTATAAGAATTTTAAGGATATTCAAGAAAAATGGCGTAATGCGGGACCAATTCCAAGAGCAAATTATAACGATGTATGGAAAACGTACCAACATCATATTGAAATTTTCTATGATTTTCTTCACATAAATCGTGAGCTTCGGGATTTAGATTTTAAACATAATCTGGAAGAGAAACTTAAGATTGTGGAACAAGCCGAGGCACTAGCTGAAGAACCCGATTTAAATAGGGCATTCAGGGAACTACAAGTGCTGCATAAACTCTGGAAAGAAGACATTGGACCCGTTGGAAGGGACCATAGGGAAGAAATTTGGGAGCGTTTTAGCGCGGCCACCAAGACTATACATGAACGGCGTCAAAGTTACTTTAAAGAACTGGACAAGATCAGCGAACAGAATCTTGAAACAAAGAATGCCATTATCGCGGAGATACTTACGCTATCTGAAAGTGTATCGGACAAACATGCCACCCTCCAACAGCAAATCAAAAAATTAGAGGAACTTAGAGAGTCTTTCTTTAAGGCGGGCAAGGTACCTCAAAAGGATAACGAGAATACGTGGACTTCCTTTAAAAATGCCGTGAGAGCTTTTAATAAAGGAAAGAACGCCTTTTATAAAAACTTAAAGAAAGAACAGCAGAAAAATCTGGACAATAAAAGAGCTCTATTAGAAACAGCAATCTCCTTAAAAGAAAGTGATGATTGGGATGTTGCTACGGCAGAAATGAAAAGAATCCAGAGCGAGTGGAAAAAAATTGGCCATGTACCGAGAAAGTACTCGGACAAACTTTGGAAAGAATTTAAGGCTGCTTGTAATCACTATTTTGACCGATTGCATGCTACAAAGAATGATGGCTTTAAAAAAGAGCAAGAGAATTTAAAGCTTAAAGAAGACTGTATGGCCCGCCTGAAGGATTTTCAGTTGAGTGGCAAAAAAGAAAACGACCTGAAGGTCATTAAAGAATTTGTTTCTGAGTGGAAAACTTATGGCCATGTACCTTACAAGCAAAAAAGTATCAATCAAAAATTTAATAGGATTATCGATGCCCTTTTCAACAAATTAGGGGTAAGCGCTCAAGAGGCAGATTTATTAAAGTACGGCAACAAAATTCAGCGCCTAAAGAATGATGATAATCAAGAAAGGGCCATTCAAAATGAACGTAGTTTTATTCGTAAAAAAATAGATGAAAGCAAGAATGAGATAAGGCAATTGGAAACCAATTTACAGTTTTTTTCCAATGCCTCCGAAAGCAATCCTATAGTGCAGGAAGTAATTAAGAAAGTTGAAGTTCAGAAGGAATCTCTGGCCTCATGGAAGGCAAAACTTAAAAAGTTGAATGTCTTAGAGCACAATCTGAATAAAGAAACCGAGGAAGAAAGTACTAGTGCTAACGAAGAGGAATAATTTATATTTAGTAAAATTCCGTCATGATCTTAAATCCAATGAGAGTTATATTTTACGCTAGTTGTCTACTTTTCGTTCTAACTATCCTGAGCTGCGCTAACGTTGAGAAGAAAACAGAGGTATTAAAAGCCATAGATTGGTCCGCTAAGGAGGTTACTATTCCCAAAACGGACTCACTAGATTACGGCAAGTCTTACCTTTCCATATATTCTCAGGTCTATAGCTATACAGAACATACCGCACTAGACTTAACAGCGACCGTAAGTATCCGGAATACGAGTGAAACGGAACCAATATATCTTATAAAGGCAGATTACTTTGATACAAAAGGTAATGCTATCCATTCTTATGTAGACCAACCCATTGCTTTGGATAAAATGGAAACCTTGGAAATTGTAATAGCAGAATTCGACAAAAAAGGTGGCACGGGCGCCAATTTTATTTTCGAGTGGGGAAAGAAGAAATCAACCACGACCCCACTTTTTGAAGCCGTGATGATATCTACCTACGGACAGCAGGGATTATCCTTTACGACACAAGGAAAGAGAATAGAATAACATGACGGAGATTTTTACCACTATTCTATTTTTAATCGCAGTTATAGACCCCTTAGGCTCGGTACCTGTCTATTTGGAGGCCACCAAACACTTTGATAAGGCCCATAAAAAGAAAATAGCCATAAGGGCCTCTATTGTAGCATTCTTTATT
This genomic window from Maribacter sp. MJ134 contains:
- a CDS encoding DUF349 domain-containing protein, which translates into the protein MSEDKEKEPNNEVTETSPETPEMDKKIPAKTAEEGKTAPTEEKVESIVGEENVSPEGNNVEKATLVETVKETETEVVANKEEQTSEPDVIKEIEDTNAEDAEDKDTGKRHEIPLLDYHSMSMENLVGELQKLVKNEKVQAIKKHVDGIREEFNLKYQEFIDQKKEDFVANGGNEIDFRYNSVTKRQFNEVYNDYRDKRNQHYKSLEKSHKENLAYRLELIEEVKGLVNVEEDINTTYKNFKDIQEKWRNAGPIPRANYNDVWKTYQHHIEIFYDFLHINRELRDLDFKHNLEEKLKIVEQAEALAEEPDLNRAFRELQVLHKLWKEDIGPVGRDHREEIWERFSAATKTIHERRQSYFKELDKISEQNLETKNAIIAEILTLSESVSDKHATLQQQIKKLEELRESFFKAGKVPQKDNENTWTSFKNAVRAFNKGKNAFYKNLKKEQQKNLDNKRALLETAISLKESDDWDVATAEMKRIQSEWKKIGHVPRKYSDKLWKEFKAACNHYFDRLHATKNDGFKKEQENLKLKEDCMARLKDFQLSGKKENDLKVIKEFVSEWKTYGHVPYKQKSINQKFNRIIDALFNKLGVSAQEADLLKYGNKIQRLKNDDNQERAIQNERSFIRKKIDESKNEIRQLETNLQFFSNASESNPIVQEVIKKVEVQKESLASWKAKLKKLNVLEHNLNKETEEESTSANEEE
- a CDS encoding DUF3124 domain-containing protein, with the protein product MRVIFYASCLLFVLTILSCANVEKKTEVLKAIDWSAKEVTIPKTDSLDYGKSYLSIYSQVYSYTEHTALDLTATVSIRNTSETEPIYLIKADYFDTKGNAIHSYVDQPIALDKMETLEIVIAEFDKKGGTGANFIFEWGKKKSTTTPLFEAVMISTYGQQGLSFTTQGKRIE